In one Umezawaea sp. Da 62-37 genomic region, the following are encoded:
- a CDS encoding methyltransferase domain-containing protein produces the protein MLDPQDEVKLVGQYYDEKTAKLIRKYGPGPRIHYHVGHYPSSETPRHAEGATADSIRGSIRLHQEGLLRYAAKIWGAEHRLSGRILDVGCGLGGGSLFWAQEYGADVTAVTNAPEHAPIVDGFARECGLEGKVRSRISDAMHLPLDGPYDAAVAIESSGYFNRPQWFERLSRVLRPGGSVCVEEVFTTGPHGADVWAEYFYTKPVSVLDYAEAARAAGFELVDEVDATSETAPFWDESAAWTKAVLDGDNGLSAVERRQMRISLMANQALGAEWKAGGLQLGFLRFELK, from the coding sequence GTGCTGGACCCTCAGGATGAGGTGAAGCTGGTCGGCCAGTACTACGACGAAAAAACGGCCAAGCTCATTCGCAAATACGGGCCCGGCCCCAGGATCCACTACCACGTAGGCCACTACCCGTCCTCCGAAACGCCCCGGCACGCCGAAGGTGCGACGGCCGATTCCATCCGCGGCAGCATCCGGCTCCACCAGGAGGGCCTGCTGCGGTACGCGGCCAAGATCTGGGGCGCCGAGCACCGGCTGTCGGGGAGGATCCTGGACGTCGGCTGCGGCCTCGGCGGCGGCTCGCTCTTCTGGGCGCAGGAGTACGGCGCCGACGTGACGGCGGTGACCAACGCGCCGGAGCACGCGCCGATCGTCGACGGGTTCGCGCGTGAATGCGGCCTGGAGGGCAAGGTCCGATCGCGGATCTCCGACGCGATGCACCTGCCCCTGGACGGCCCCTACGACGCGGCGGTGGCGATCGAGAGCAGCGGCTACTTCAACCGCCCCCAGTGGTTCGAGCGCCTCTCGCGCGTGCTCCGCCCCGGCGGGAGCGTGTGCGTCGAGGAGGTGTTCACCACGGGCCCCCACGGGGCCGATGTGTGGGCCGAGTACTTCTACACGAAACCGGTCTCGGTGCTCGACTACGCGGAAGCCGCGCGGGCCGCGGGTTTCGAACTGGTCGACGAGGTCGACGCCACGTCGGAGACCGCGCCGTTCTGGGACGAGAGCGCCGCTTGGACGAAGGCGGTGCTGGACGGCGACAACGGCCTTTCGGCGGTCGAACGCAGGCAGATGAGGATCTCCCTGATGGCGAACCAGGCACTTGGCGCCGAATGGAAAGCAGGGGGCTTGCAGCTGGGCTTCCTGCGCTTCGAGCTGAAGTGA
- a CDS encoding LuxR C-terminal-related transcriptional regulator, protein MYDGQNDMQNCEHHSGCARKHGFGQVLPGPAGRRTSSSAECGALQPVGCWTISSLQAKILEGVAAGFSSGRLSRELYLSSKTIDYHVRVMSDKLQAPNRVALVSRAFVLEILRTDSWPPRVTCETVD, encoded by the coding sequence ATGTATGACGGGCAGAACGACATGCAGAACTGCGAGCACCACTCGGGCTGTGCCCGGAAGCACGGGTTCGGGCAGGTGCTCCCCGGTCCGGCGGGCAGGAGGACCTCGAGCTCCGCCGAGTGCGGAGCGCTCCAGCCGGTCGGCTGCTGGACCATCAGTTCCCTCCAGGCCAAGATCCTGGAGGGTGTCGCGGCAGGCTTCTCCAGCGGGCGGCTGTCGCGGGAGCTGTACCTCAGTTCGAAGACCATCGACTACCACGTCCGCGTCATGTCCGACAAGCTGCAGGCGCCGAACCGCGTCGCGCTGGTCTCCAGGGCGTTCGTCCTCGAGATCCTGCGGACGGATTCCTGGCCCCCGCGCGTCACGTGCGAGACCGTGGATTGA
- a CDS encoding cytochrome P450, translating into MSTDSGQLREGRPFDPYGAHRDDPYSFLAGVGDAEPVFYAPLLGAWCVTRREDMVAVLRDDRSFSARDHNPRPAVALPEDVSRMFRTWRGSDAVAVGSLDPPEHARIRDVLNAGFTPARVRAFEPAIRGIATDLVERAAVAEEFDVISAFAVPYALEVICRRLGVPDEYLDRCRTWSEQRIELMMLQRDADPDRLRENARGLMDFGEFARSIARERLASPRDDLISELLHDGKAGQTLTADEVSVQIPTLIFAGHMTCAEALGTILYQQLRSPGGWAEVVDGKIDTRDLVEEGLRFDSPLAGMYRTATRDVVVGDVHLAEGSRLLLLYGAAGRDSRAHACPAAFSPGSRSATHLAFGHGIHFCLGAGFARAELEIAVQAIAARLPGLTLAPGQRPHHRPVFPLRALTELRVRH; encoded by the coding sequence ATGTCGACCGATTCCGGGCAATTGCGTGAAGGCAGGCCGTTCGACCCGTACGGCGCGCATCGCGACGACCCGTACTCATTCCTGGCAGGCGTCGGAGATGCGGAGCCGGTGTTCTACGCCCCTTTGCTCGGCGCGTGGTGCGTCACCCGGCGCGAGGACATGGTCGCCGTGCTGCGGGACGACCGGAGCTTCTCGGCGCGCGACCACAACCCCCGTCCCGCGGTCGCGCTGCCCGAGGACGTGAGCCGGATGTTCCGCACCTGGCGCGGCTCCGACGCGGTGGCCGTCGGCTCGCTCGACCCTCCCGAGCACGCCAGGATCAGGGACGTGCTCAACGCCGGGTTCACCCCGGCCAGGGTCAGGGCGTTCGAACCCGCGATCCGCGGGATCGCCACCGACCTCGTCGAGCGCGCCGCGGTCGCGGAGGAGTTCGACGTCATCTCGGCGTTCGCCGTCCCGTACGCCCTGGAGGTGATCTGCCGGCGCCTCGGGGTCCCGGACGAGTACCTCGACCGCTGCCGCACGTGGTCCGAGCAGCGCATCGAACTCATGATGCTCCAGCGCGACGCGGATCCGGACCGGCTGCGCGAGAACGCCCGCGGGCTGATGGACTTCGGGGAGTTCGCCCGTTCGATCGCGCGGGAACGGCTGGCCTCGCCGCGGGACGACCTGATCAGCGAGCTGCTCCACGACGGCAAGGCCGGCCAGACGCTCACCGCCGACGAGGTTTCCGTCCAGATCCCCACGCTGATCTTCGCGGGGCACATGACCTGCGCCGAAGCGCTTGGCACGATCCTCTACCAGCAGCTCCGGTCCCCCGGCGGCTGGGCCGAGGTCGTCGACGGGAAGATCGACACGCGGGACCTCGTCGAGGAGGGGCTGCGGTTCGACAGCCCGTTGGCGGGCATGTACCGGACCGCGACCCGCGACGTGGTGGTCGGCGACGTCCACCTGGCCGAGGGGAGCAGGCTGCTCCTGCTGTACGGGGCGGCGGGCCGGGACAGCCGCGCCCACGCGTGCCCGGCCGCGTTCAGCCCCGGCAGCCGGTCCGCCACGCACCTCGCGTTCGGGCACGGCATCCACTTCTGCCTCGGAGCCGGGTTCGCCCGCGCGGAACTGGAGATCGCGGTGCAGGCCATCGCCGCCAGGCTGCCGGGTCTCACCCTGGCGCCGGGGCAGCGGCCGCACCACCGGCCGGTGTTCCCGCTCCGGGCGTTGACCGAGTTGCGGGTGCGGCACTGA
- a CDS encoding polyprenyl synthetase family protein: MSTLDTPSTGLQALLSPRTVRSAVLPVVRQQVSALEPTLARICSYHLGFTDEHGDPSGAASGKLTRAALMTATAGGVGLRPEDVRAQAAALELLHNSTLIHDDIIDGDELRRGRPAAWKVFGADLAILAGDALQALGMQVVVDDPGPGRAEISSAFAEALRLVLAGQSREFTVRLGPGASIAEYNRIVEEKTSALLECALVTPALRAGRPEHVLVALRGAGRHLGLAFQIFNDVEDIWGDPAVTGKPVRGDIRRRNPSLPVLAALSAGSPVSERLRGLWRADGTAAAHLQEMADLTEEAGGRHLAEQLSRGHLDTALEHLGRAALSPAATSEVTVLFDRIVNRTA, translated from the coding sequence ATGAGCACACTCGACACCCCGTCGACCGGGCTCCAGGCCCTCCTGTCGCCGAGGACGGTGCGGTCCGCGGTGCTGCCCGTCGTGCGGCAGCAGGTGTCCGCGCTGGAGCCGACCCTGGCGCGGATCTGCTCCTACCACCTCGGCTTCACCGACGAGCACGGTGATCCCAGCGGTGCGGCGAGCGGCAAGCTGACCCGCGCCGCCCTCATGACGGCGACGGCCGGGGGAGTCGGCCTGCGGCCGGAGGACGTCCGGGCCCAGGCGGCGGCGCTGGAGCTGCTGCACAACTCGACCCTGATCCACGACGACATCATCGACGGCGACGAGCTGCGCCGCGGCCGCCCGGCCGCGTGGAAGGTGTTCGGCGCCGACCTGGCCATCCTGGCGGGGGACGCGTTGCAGGCCCTCGGCATGCAGGTGGTCGTCGACGACCCAGGCCCCGGCCGCGCGGAGATCTCCAGCGCGTTCGCCGAAGCCCTCCGCCTGGTCCTCGCGGGCCAGTCCCGCGAGTTCACCGTCCGGCTGGGTCCGGGCGCGAGCATCGCTGAGTACAACCGGATCGTGGAGGAGAAGACGTCCGCGCTGCTGGAGTGCGCGCTGGTGACACCCGCGCTGCGGGCCGGCAGACCGGAGCACGTCCTGGTCGCCCTGCGCGGCGCGGGCAGGCACCTGGGCCTGGCCTTCCAGATCTTCAACGACGTCGAGGACATCTGGGGCGATCCGGCGGTGACCGGCAAACCCGTCCGGGGCGACATCCGGCGGCGCAACCCGTCCCTCCCGGTGCTGGCGGCGCTGTCCGCGGGCAGCCCGGTCAGCGAGCGGCTGCGCGGGCTGTGGCGCGCCGACGGCACCGCGGCGGCGCACCTCCAGGAGATGGCCGACCTCACCGAGGAGGCAGGCGGCCGCCACCTGGCCGAACAGCTGTCCCGCGGCCATCTCGACACGGCCCTGGAGCACCTCGGACGAGCCGCGCTGTCCCCGGCGGCGACCTCCGAGGTGACCGTCCTGTTCGATCGCATCGTCAACCGCACGGCATGA
- a CDS encoding methyltransferase domain-containing protein produces MTVEQSPAHNDVRNVYDGFGRIYGSVWGPNIHYGYWEDDADDSSVEVATDRLTDLMISGLDAKAGQRVLDIGCGIGNPAQRLIRTSDVNVVGITVSHIQVADATALAAEAGLADRATFQFADAMDMPFPDGSFDAAWAFESMWHMPDRGQVLSEAARVLRPGGRLAIADVIQRDPITSEGQVVLDHICENYAVRSLGTIDEYRTALAANGFVDVEIRDITDNVIRTLGLMADAFETVSDKLVDLVGAEQAASLIHFVRRFGAIPESGYVFLTAVRA; encoded by the coding sequence ATGACGGTCGAGCAGTCTCCCGCCCACAACGACGTCCGCAACGTCTACGACGGGTTCGGTCGGATCTACGGTTCCGTGTGGGGCCCCAACATCCACTACGGCTACTGGGAGGACGACGCCGACGACAGCTCCGTCGAGGTGGCCACGGACCGCCTGACCGACCTGATGATCTCGGGTCTCGACGCGAAGGCGGGCCAGCGGGTCCTGGACATCGGCTGCGGCATCGGCAATCCCGCGCAACGGCTCATCCGCACCAGCGACGTGAACGTGGTCGGCATCACCGTCAGCCACATCCAGGTGGCGGACGCCACGGCGCTCGCGGCCGAGGCCGGGCTCGCCGACCGGGCCACGTTCCAGTTCGCGGACGCGATGGACATGCCCTTCCCCGACGGCTCGTTCGACGCGGCCTGGGCGTTCGAGTCCATGTGGCACATGCCCGACCGCGGCCAGGTGCTCTCCGAGGCCGCCCGCGTCCTGCGCCCCGGCGGCCGCCTCGCCATCGCCGACGTCATCCAGCGCGACCCGATCACCTCCGAGGGGCAGGTGGTCCTGGACCACATCTGCGAGAACTACGCGGTGCGCTCCCTGGGCACCATCGACGAGTACCGGACGGCGTTGGCCGCCAACGGTTTCGTCGACGTGGAGATCCGGGACATCACCGACAACGTCATCCGCACCCTCGGGCTCATGGCCGACGCCTTCGAGACCGTCAGCGACAAGCTGGTCGACCTGGTCGGCGCGGAGCAGGCCGCTTCGCTCATCCACTTCGTGCGCAGGTTCGGGGCGATCCCGGAGAGCGGCTACGTCTTCCTGACCGCGGTCCGCGCGTAG
- a CDS encoding 1-deoxy-D-xylulose-5-phosphate synthase, with protein MALLETVRGPARLRELTAGELRDLAGEIRAFLVERVSAAGGHLGPNLGVVELTIALHTVFESPRDRLLWDTGHQSYVHKILTGRQAGFDRLRKSDGLSGYPSREESEHDLVENSHASTALSYADGLARADAHLGRRDRATVAVIGDGAMTGGMAWEALNNIAGGPERPLVIVLNDNQRSYAPTVGGLAEHLADLRAGRGPGVFGQLGLGYLGPVDGHDIPAVQDALRHAVALGRPVVVHVITAKGKGYRHTEANDLDLGHAVKPMDPRTGRALKASPPSFTSVFGEELVELAERRDDLVAITAAMTEPTGLLPLRRRFPHRVIDVGIAEQHAVTMAAGLSMGGVHPVVAIYSTFVNRALDQLLMDVALHRRPVTFVLDRSGVTGDDGPSHNGKWDLSVLQVVPGRRIAAPRDGARLAELLAEAVAWRGGPTVLRFPKGPAGDDLPAIAAFNGIDVLRRSGPLDVLIIAVGALAGLALAVADGVRARGVGVTVVDPRWVTPVNTALADLARRHRLAITVEDNSRAGGVGSAIAQALRDADVRTPLREFGIPRRFLDHGSRAEVLAACGLTAQDVTGAVVGLLAGLDTEPAGIDDLDTRPVHAVEER; from the coding sequence ATGGCGCTGCTGGAAACCGTGCGCGGCCCGGCGCGGCTGCGTGAGCTGACCGCGGGAGAGCTCCGCGACCTCGCCGGGGAGATCCGCGCGTTCCTGGTCGAGCGGGTCTCCGCGGCCGGCGGGCACCTCGGGCCCAACCTGGGCGTGGTGGAGCTGACCATCGCGCTGCACACGGTGTTCGAGTCCCCGCGCGACCGGTTGCTCTGGGACACCGGGCACCAGTCCTACGTGCACAAGATCCTCACGGGCCGCCAGGCCGGGTTCGACCGGCTGCGCAAGTCGGACGGGCTCTCCGGCTACCCGAGCCGGGAGGAGTCCGAGCACGACCTGGTGGAGAACTCGCACGCGTCCACCGCCCTGTCCTACGCGGACGGGCTGGCCAGGGCGGACGCCCACCTCGGCCGCCGCGACCGGGCGACCGTCGCGGTCATCGGCGACGGCGCGATGACCGGCGGCATGGCCTGGGAAGCGCTCAACAACATCGCGGGCGGTCCGGAGCGGCCCCTCGTCATCGTGCTCAACGACAACCAGCGGTCCTACGCGCCGACCGTCGGCGGACTGGCCGAGCACCTGGCCGACCTGCGCGCCGGTCGCGGACCCGGCGTGTTCGGACAACTCGGGCTCGGCTACCTCGGCCCCGTCGACGGTCACGACATCCCCGCCGTCCAGGACGCCCTGCGCCACGCGGTCGCGCTGGGCAGGCCGGTGGTGGTGCACGTGATCACCGCCAAGGGCAAGGGGTACCGGCACACCGAGGCCAACGACCTCGACCTCGGCCACGCCGTCAAACCGATGGACCCGCGCACCGGACGGGCGCTGAAGGCGTCGCCCCCGTCGTTCACGTCGGTGTTCGGCGAGGAGCTGGTGGAACTGGCCGAGCGGCGCGACGACCTGGTGGCGATCACGGCCGCGATGACCGAGCCGACCGGGCTCCTGCCGCTGCGGCGCAGGTTCCCGCACCGGGTGATCGACGTCGGCATCGCCGAGCAGCACGCGGTCACGATGGCCGCCGGGTTGTCCATGGGCGGCGTGCACCCGGTGGTGGCCATCTACTCCACGTTCGTCAACCGCGCGCTCGACCAGCTGCTCATGGACGTCGCGCTGCACCGCCGCCCGGTGACGTTCGTCCTCGACCGGTCCGGGGTGACCGGCGACGACGGGCCGAGCCACAACGGCAAGTGGGACCTGTCGGTGCTGCAGGTGGTGCCGGGACGGCGGATCGCGGCGCCGCGGGACGGCGCCCGGCTGGCCGAACTGCTGGCCGAAGCCGTGGCGTGGCGAGGAGGTCCGACCGTGCTGCGGTTCCCCAAGGGCCCCGCCGGTGACGACCTGCCCGCCATCGCCGCGTTCAACGGGATCGACGTGCTGCGCCGCTCCGGCCCACTGGACGTCCTGATCATCGCGGTGGGCGCGCTCGCCGGGCTCGCGCTCGCCGTCGCCGACGGTGTGCGGGCGCGGGGCGTCGGGGTGACGGTGGTGGACCCGAGGTGGGTCACCCCGGTCAACACCGCGCTGGCGGACCTGGCCCGCCGCCACCGGCTCGCGATCACGGTCGAGGACAACAGCCGCGCGGGCGGTGTCGGTTCCGCGATCGCGCAGGCGCTGCGGGACGCCGACGTGCGCACCCCGCTGCGCGAGTTCGGCATCCCGAGGCGGTTCCTCGACCACGGGTCCAGGGCCGAGGTGCTCGCCGCGTGCGGGCTGACCGCGCAGGACGTCACCGGCGCCGTGGTGGGACTGCTGGCCGGCCTCGACACCGAACCGGCAGGCATCGACGACCTCGACACCCGGCCCGTCCACGCGGTGGAGGAACGATGA
- a CDS encoding alpha-L-arabinofuranosidase B: protein MARLRGSRHLRTTALAVTAGGSLIAGLLVSGGTSQAATQGPCDIYTAGGTPCVAAHSTTRALYGSYAGSLYQVKRASDSTTRDIGPLTAGGVANAAAQDSFCAGTTCLITIVYDQSGRNNRLTQAPPGGFSGPAAGGYDNLANATAAPITVGGHKAYGIYVAPGTGYRNNNTNGVATGDQPEGMYAIFDGTHFNGGCCFDYGNAERNSRDNGNGTMEAIYFGNSKSWGYGAGNGPWIMADLENGLFSGVNTRYNANDPSIGHRFLTAVLKGEPNHWSIRGGNAQSGGLSTFYNGVRPNASGYNPMKKEGAIILGIGGDNSVSARGTFYEGVMTSGYPSDATENAVQANIAAAGYSTDSGSGGNGLTPGSTVSLRATTPGYTDRYVHHTGATVDTGVVTSGSSSTDKGNASWTVRAGLANSSCVSFESRNTAGQYLRHRNYQLYLNANDGGSTFTQDATFCPEPGRNGQGTSLRASNYSDRFVRHYDNLGYIANTSGANTFDSPNTYNDDVSWLVSAPWAA, encoded by the coding sequence ATGGCAAGGCTTCGGGGTTCACGACATTTACGGACCACCGCCCTGGCGGTCACCGCGGGCGGCTCGCTGATAGCCGGTCTGCTCGTCAGCGGCGGCACTTCGCAAGCGGCCACCCAAGGCCCTTGCGACATCTACACCGCGGGCGGAACACCATGCGTGGCCGCGCACAGCACCACCCGCGCCCTTTACGGCTCCTACGCCGGATCGCTCTACCAGGTCAAGCGCGCGTCGGACAGCACCACCCGCGACATCGGCCCGCTCACCGCCGGCGGCGTGGCGAACGCCGCCGCGCAGGACTCGTTCTGCGCCGGCACGACCTGCCTCATCACGATCGTCTACGACCAGTCCGGCCGCAACAACCGCCTCACGCAGGCGCCACCCGGCGGCTTCAGCGGTCCGGCGGCAGGCGGCTACGACAACCTCGCGAACGCCACCGCGGCACCGATCACCGTCGGCGGCCACAAGGCGTACGGCATCTACGTGGCGCCCGGCACCGGCTACCGCAACAACAACACCAACGGCGTCGCGACCGGCGACCAGCCGGAGGGCATGTACGCGATCTTCGACGGCACCCACTTCAACGGCGGCTGCTGCTTCGACTACGGCAACGCCGAGCGCAACAGCCGGGACAACGGCAACGGGACCATGGAGGCCATCTACTTCGGCAACAGCAAGTCCTGGGGCTACGGCGCGGGCAACGGCCCGTGGATCATGGCCGACCTGGAGAACGGCCTGTTCTCGGGGGTCAACACCCGGTACAACGCCAACGACCCCAGCATCGGCCACCGCTTCCTGACCGCCGTCCTCAAGGGCGAGCCCAACCACTGGTCCATCCGCGGCGGCAACGCCCAGTCCGGCGGCCTGTCGACGTTCTACAACGGCGTGCGCCCCAACGCCTCCGGGTACAACCCGATGAAGAAGGAGGGCGCCATCATCCTGGGCATCGGCGGTGACAACAGCGTCAGCGCCCGCGGCACCTTCTACGAGGGCGTCATGACCTCGGGCTACCCGTCCGACGCCACCGAGAACGCGGTGCAGGCCAACATCGCCGCCGCAGGCTACAGCACGGATTCGGGCTCGGGCGGGAACGGGCTGACCCCCGGCTCGACGGTCTCCCTGCGCGCCACCACCCCCGGCTACACCGACCGCTACGTCCACCACACCGGTGCCACCGTGGACACCGGCGTCGTCACCAGCGGCAGCTCCAGCACCGACAAGGGCAACGCGTCCTGGACCGTGCGAGCGGGCCTCGCCAACAGCTCGTGCGTGTCCTTCGAGTCCAGGAACACCGCCGGGCAGTACCTGCGGCACCGCAACTACCAGCTCTACCTGAACGCCAACGACGGCGGCTCCACCTTCACCCAGGACGCGACCTTCTGCCCGGAACCAGGCCGCAACGGCCAGGGCACGTCGCTGAGGGCGTCCAACTACTCCGACCGGTTCGTCCGCCACTACGACAACCTCGGCTACATCGCCAACACCAGCGGCGCCAACACCTTCGACAGCCCCAACACCTACAACGACGACGTGAGCTGGCTCGTCAGCGCACCCTGGGCGGCATAG
- a CDS encoding MFS transporter yields MSGSNRWVVLIGSFVAYTFDALEIMLLSFALPVIRADMELTATQGGLLATATLLGIGASSLTAGWLADNYGRKRALMVSLAVFGVFTAAIVVVPSFTMFVVLRFLAGMGLGGVWGVVSTYVVETWPAAQRGRAVAFVLSAFPIGGVVAAVLSGALLPNWRLLFLIGGVGVVIPLVLVGVFFRESAEWVEQKTTPVKVAEIFEPELRKRTVLGAVVAGLAMFGAWGASTWLPTYLQADKGIPAATVAVFLTVLNLGMFFGYNVFGLIADRIGRKNALVLSLAGVAVTLPLYVVAADRTALLWLGPMFAFFAAYAGIFGAYLGELFPTRIRTTGAGFCYNIGRGVSAFAPLTLGVLAGGAGLGAGLLVCAAFMACAAVAMTFLPDLRGAIKVRTSSVRG; encoded by the coding sequence TTGAGTGGATCCAATCGGTGGGTTGTGCTCATCGGCTCGTTCGTCGCCTACACGTTCGACGCGCTCGAGATCATGCTGCTGTCGTTCGCGTTGCCCGTGATCCGCGCCGACATGGAATTGACGGCCACGCAGGGCGGTCTGCTCGCCACGGCGACCCTGCTCGGCATCGGGGCCAGCAGCCTGACCGCGGGCTGGCTCGCCGACAACTACGGCCGGAAACGGGCGCTGATGGTGTCGCTCGCGGTGTTCGGCGTCTTCACCGCGGCGATCGTGGTGGTCCCGAGTTTCACGATGTTCGTGGTGCTGCGCTTCCTGGCGGGCATGGGACTGGGCGGCGTGTGGGGAGTGGTGTCGACCTACGTGGTCGAGACCTGGCCCGCCGCGCAACGCGGTCGTGCGGTCGCGTTCGTGCTCAGCGCCTTCCCGATCGGCGGGGTGGTGGCCGCGGTGCTGTCGGGCGCGCTGCTGCCGAACTGGCGCCTGTTGTTCCTGATCGGCGGGGTGGGTGTGGTGATCCCGCTGGTCCTCGTCGGGGTGTTCTTCCGCGAGTCGGCCGAATGGGTCGAGCAGAAGACCACTCCGGTCAAGGTGGCGGAGATCTTCGAACCGGAGCTGCGCAAGCGAACCGTGCTCGGTGCGGTCGTGGCCGGTCTTGCGATGTTCGGGGCCTGGGGAGCGTCCACGTGGCTGCCGACGTACTTGCAGGCGGACAAGGGCATCCCGGCCGCGACGGTCGCGGTGTTCCTGACGGTGCTCAACCTCGGGATGTTCTTCGGCTACAACGTCTTCGGCCTGATCGCCGACCGGATCGGCCGCAAGAACGCGCTGGTCCTGTCGCTGGCCGGGGTGGCGGTGACCCTGCCGCTGTACGTGGTCGCGGCCGACCGCACCGCGTTGCTGTGGCTGGGCCCGATGTTCGCGTTCTTCGCGGCCTACGCGGGCATCTTCGGCGCGTACCTCGGCGAGTTGTTCCCGACCAGGATCCGGACGACCGGTGCCGGGTTCTGCTACAACATCGGGCGCGGCGTGTCCGCGTTCGCCCCGCTCACGCTGGGCGTGCTCGCGGGCGGTGCGGGATTGGGCGCCGGTCTGCTGGTGTGCGCGGCTTTCATGGCTTGCGCGGCGGTGGCCATGACCTTCCTGCCGGACCTGCGCGGCGCGATCAAGGTGCGAACGTCGTCGGTGCGCGGCTAG
- the ispH gene encoding 4-hydroxy-3-methylbut-2-enyl diphosphate reductase → MSGGKQVLLAEPRSLCAGVRRAMAIIDLALEQHGAPIYVRKEIVHNHHVVAEFQRRGVRFVDSEEEVPEGAVCVFSAHGVSPQVRRNADARGLDVLDATCPLVAKVHQEALRFARDGRTLLLVGHADHEEVEGTFGHAPDRTIIVGTVADAEALDLPPDAPVAYLTQTTLSVDETKEVIAVLRRRFTDLRGPATDDICFASQNRQDGIRAVVGRCDLVLVVGSTNSSNSIRMVEVARRLGGRAELVPDVTHFDPAWLTGVGTVGVSAGASAPEILVDQLLDRLAELGYADTSVERVATEDVVFSPPSRLTGAADAP, encoded by the coding sequence ATGAGTGGCGGTAAGCAGGTCCTGCTGGCCGAGCCCCGGAGCCTGTGCGCCGGTGTGCGCCGGGCGATGGCCATCATCGACCTCGCGCTGGAACAGCACGGCGCGCCGATCTACGTCCGCAAGGAGATCGTGCACAACCACCACGTGGTGGCCGAGTTCCAGCGCCGGGGTGTCCGGTTCGTCGACTCCGAGGAGGAGGTGCCGGAGGGCGCGGTGTGCGTCTTCTCCGCGCACGGCGTGTCCCCGCAGGTGCGGCGGAACGCGGACGCGCGCGGGCTGGACGTGCTCGACGCGACCTGTCCGCTGGTGGCCAAGGTGCACCAGGAGGCGCTCCGGTTCGCCAGGGACGGGCGGACGCTGCTGCTGGTCGGGCACGCCGACCACGAGGAGGTCGAGGGCACCTTCGGGCACGCTCCCGACCGGACGATCATCGTCGGGACGGTCGCCGACGCGGAGGCGCTGGACCTTCCCCCCGACGCGCCGGTCGCCTACCTCACCCAGACCACGCTCTCGGTGGACGAGACCAAGGAGGTCATCGCCGTGCTCCGGCGCAGGTTCACCGACCTGCGCGGGCCCGCCACCGACGACATCTGCTTCGCCAGCCAGAACCGCCAGGACGGCATCAGGGCCGTCGTGGGCCGGTGCGACCTGGTGCTGGTGGTCGGGTCGACCAACTCCAGCAACTCCATCCGGATGGTCGAGGTGGCGCGCAGGCTCGGCGGCCGGGCCGAGCTGGTGCCGGACGTGACCCACTTCGACCCCGCGTGGCTGACCGGCGTGGGCACGGTCGGCGTGAGCGCCGGGGCGAGCGCGCCGGAGATCCTCGTGGACCAGCTGCTCGACCGGCTCGCCGAACTGGGCTACGCGGACACCTCCGTGGAACGGGTGGCGACCGAGGACGTCGTGTTCTCCCCGCCCTCGCGGCTGACCGGAGCGGCGGACGCGCCGTGA